In Nitrospira sp., one genomic interval encodes:
- a CDS encoding methyltransferase domain-containing protein, with the protein MPSPTPQEVIDSQRQDWNRVAAGWDKWDQFFNRNMTFINHRLVADARLRPGLRVLDLGSGTGYPALLAGEVVGPEGSLVGIDLADSMLEVARRKAKERGLTHVTFRTGDVTALPFEGGSFDAVISRFCLMFLPEIPKAIAEIVRVLKPGGYVSAAVWAGPDKNPYLRIPMDIIKTIIPLPPPDPEAPGIFRLARPGDLAGMYGRAGLTGVCEEEFTAEVTFATAEEFLRSLMDVAAPIQNLFAKLTPDQRTQAEQGIISAVNDHRRLQGIVLPIAVRLVGGRKAG; encoded by the coding sequence ATGCCGTCACCAACTCCGCAGGAAGTGATCGACTCGCAACGTCAGGACTGGAATCGCGTCGCCGCCGGGTGGGACAAGTGGGATCAGTTTTTCAATCGTAACATGACCTTCATCAACCACCGTCTGGTGGCCGATGCGCGGCTGCGGCCTGGGTTGCGGGTCTTGGATCTGGGGTCGGGGACGGGATACCCGGCCCTGCTGGCCGGTGAGGTCGTGGGACCAGAGGGCAGCCTCGTCGGGATCGATCTCGCCGACTCCATGTTGGAGGTGGCGCGACGGAAGGCGAAGGAGCGGGGGCTCACCCACGTGACCTTCCGCACCGGCGATGTGACGGCCTTACCGTTTGAAGGCGGGTCGTTCGACGCCGTCATCAGCCGATTCTGTTTGATGTTTTTACCGGAGATCCCCAAGGCGATTGCGGAGATCGTGCGGGTGTTGAAACCGGGAGGCTATGTGTCGGCGGCTGTGTGGGCCGGACCGGATAAGAATCCCTATCTTCGGATTCCCATGGATATCATCAAGACCATCATTCCCTTGCCGCCTCCCGACCCTGAGGCGCCCGGTATCTTTCGGCTCGCTCGCCCCGGCGACCTGGCCGGCATGTATGGGCGGGCCGGTCTGACGGGAGTGTGTGAGGAAGAATTTACCGCCGAGGTGACGTTCGCCACGGCGGAAGAATTCCTCCGGAGTTTGATGGATGTTGCCGCGCCGATTCAAAACTTGTTCGCGAAGCTGACGCCGGATCAACGGACGCAGGCGGAACAGGGGATCATCTCTGCCGTGAACGACCACCGACGGCTGCAGGGCATCGTGCTCCCCATAGCCGTCCGGTTGGTCGGCGGGCGCAAGGCCGGTTAG
- a CDS encoding sigma-70 family RNA polymerase sigma factor yields the protein MGNSAGQEWKQILQDLLSHESEFRAFVRRRLSDEALAEDILQQSLLRAVERQHARPQTEHVVAWFYRILRNAIIDTYRSRAAENRKTDALLQELVTAGEDRTPALDELRPTICACLQRLLPSLRPAYADLIRRIDLDGQPPAAVADELAVTVNNLTVRLHRARQALRTALERSCGVCTRHGCLNCTCE from the coding sequence ATGGGGAATTCTGCAGGGCAGGAGTGGAAGCAGATCCTTCAGGACCTGCTGAGCCACGAGTCCGAGTTTCGGGCCTTCGTCCGCCGGCGTCTGTCGGACGAAGCCTTGGCCGAAGATATCCTGCAGCAAAGCCTCTTGCGGGCCGTCGAGCGGCAACATGCCCGCCCACAGACGGAGCACGTCGTCGCCTGGTTCTATCGCATCCTCCGCAATGCCATTATCGATACCTATCGGTCTCGGGCCGCGGAGAACAGAAAAACCGATGCCCTCTTGCAGGAACTCGTCACCGCCGGTGAGGACCGGACCCCGGCCCTGGATGAGTTGCGTCCGACGATCTGCGCCTGCCTCCAGCGCCTCCTCCCGTCCTTGCGTCCCGCCTATGCCGACCTAATCCGGCGGATCGATCTCGACGGTCAACCACCTGCGGCCGTGGCAGATGAGTTGGCGGTGACGGTCAACAATCTCACCGTGCGCCTCCATCGTGCGCGGCAAGCCCTGCGGACCGCCCTGGAGCGATCCTGCGGTGTCTGCACTCGGCATGGCTGCTTGAATTGCACCTGCGAGTAA
- a CDS encoding DUF4396 domain-containing protein, whose protein sequence is MVTHEASTAILANEATHHEVPHQHCHRASGDGGASLNRTALIATLHCLTGCTIGEVLGMVLGTALGWGNWPTVGLAVFLAFVFGYAMTLWPLRRSGMAWGTALSLALASDTLSMATMELADNAIMMVIPGAMEAGLGDPLFWGSLGVALLLAGVVALPVNRWLIARGKGHALVHAHHHG, encoded by the coding sequence ATGGTTACACACGAAGCAAGCACAGCGATCCTCGCGAACGAAGCCACTCACCATGAGGTTCCTCATCAGCATTGCCACCGAGCGAGCGGAGATGGCGGTGCGTCCCTCAACCGCACGGCCCTCATAGCGACCCTCCATTGCTTGACCGGTTGCACGATCGGGGAAGTGCTGGGCATGGTCCTGGGGACCGCTCTGGGATGGGGCAATTGGCCGACGGTCGGGCTGGCCGTCTTCCTGGCCTTCGTCTTTGGGTACGCCATGACGCTGTGGCCTCTGCGCCGGTCCGGCATGGCCTGGGGAACGGCGCTCTCACTGGCCCTGGCATCGGACACCCTGTCCATGGCGACGATGGAGTTGGCGGACAATGCCATAATGATGGTGATTCCCGGCGCGATGGAAGCGGGGCTGGGCGATCCCCTGTTTTGGGGGAGCTTGGGCGTCGCGTTGCTCCTCGCTGGAGTCGTGGCACTTCCGGTGAACCGTTGGTTGATCGCGAGGGGCAAGGGGCATGCGCTCGTCCATGCCCACCACCATGGCTGA
- a CDS encoding transporter, with translation MKPALTIILIRMLACAAVLTGASAAALDHDNLDPNRPIGMEDAYPVPKGEIGLEGGVRFNDRRTGRTSVTFQPQIIYGAFDNTQIEIQGDLFTDPRSIVGANKSGDLHLGVLYNFNTETIMLPALALRVEADLPTGVNSKGVDTQVTGILTRSFGHLRAHLNAGYTVIGSPQGQERPGAYRAVAAVSYPLGYPNSFRDTLIVSIYTRQSDLQGLRNHTGVEVGIRHQLTSRMVLDGGIGTEFVGPSDRTALQGTVGLSVGF, from the coding sequence TTGAAACCGGCGCTCACAATAATTCTGATTCGCATGCTGGCCTGTGCGGCGGTCTTGACAGGGGCGTCGGCAGCGGCGTTGGACCATGACAACCTCGATCCCAACCGGCCGATCGGAATGGAAGACGCGTACCCAGTGCCGAAGGGCGAGATCGGGCTAGAGGGCGGCGTGCGCTTCAACGACCGTCGAACGGGGCGGACCAGCGTCACGTTTCAACCGCAGATCATCTACGGCGCCTTCGACAATACGCAGATCGAGATTCAAGGCGACCTGTTCACCGATCCCCGTTCGATCGTCGGTGCCAACAAGTCGGGCGATCTCCACCTGGGCGTGCTGTATAACTTCAATACGGAGACGATTATGCTCCCGGCGCTGGCCCTACGCGTGGAGGCGGACCTGCCGACCGGCGTCAATTCGAAGGGGGTGGATACCCAGGTCACCGGCATCCTCACACGCTCGTTCGGACATCTCCGGGCGCACCTCAATGCCGGGTATACCGTGATCGGTTCGCCGCAGGGACAGGAGCGGCCCGGCGCCTATCGTGCTGTCGCGGCAGTGAGTTACCCCCTTGGGTATCCGAACAGTTTTCGTGACACGTTGATCGTCAGCATCTACACCCGTCAGTCCGATCTCCAGGGCCTGCGCAACCACACCGGCGTCGAGGTCGGAATTCGCCACCAATTGACCTCGCGCATGGTGCTCGACGGCGGCATCGGCACGGAGTTCGTCGGCCCATCCGATCGAACCGCCCTGCAGGGAACGGTGGGCCTGTCCGTCGGGTTTTAA
- a CDS encoding phosphatase PAP2 family protein, which translates to MNSFDRAILSFFNQFAQYSWTIDSLIMTISDSDLLKGYLSLPLLWWACFRGPRQEEDRRTVLLTLAGTLSAVAGARLLQLTLPYRARPIHTADLQFTLPYSMPADFLAGWSSFPSDHASLFFALATGLWLVSPRLGLFGFLHAGLLVSFPRVYVGLHFPTDILSGALLGVTAVMVMWKCRGGLIHGYLDGILQWSRSSPHLFYPAFFILTSELAHLFKDSRWLAENLWHLVKASIGH; encoded by the coding sequence ATGAACAGTTTCGATCGGGCCATTCTCAGCTTCTTCAATCAGTTCGCCCAATACTCCTGGACCATCGACAGCCTGATCATGACGATCAGCGACAGCGACCTGCTGAAGGGGTATCTCAGCCTGCCGCTGCTCTGGTGGGCCTGCTTTCGCGGGCCCCGGCAAGAGGAGGATCGACGAACGGTCTTACTCACGCTCGCGGGCACCCTGTCGGCGGTGGCGGGCGCTCGACTTCTTCAACTTACCCTGCCCTATCGGGCCAGGCCGATCCACACCGCCGACCTGCAGTTCACCCTTCCCTACTCCATGCCGGCTGATTTTCTCGCAGGATGGAGTTCTTTCCCCAGCGACCATGCCTCCCTGTTCTTCGCCCTCGCAACCGGACTGTGGCTGGTCTCTCCGCGGCTCGGCCTGTTCGGGTTTCTGCACGCGGGGCTGCTGGTGTCGTTTCCGCGCGTCTATGTCGGCCTCCACTTTCCGACCGATATCCTGTCGGGGGCACTCCTGGGGGTGACTGCTGTGATGGTGATGTGGAAATGCCGGGGGGGGTTGATACACGGGTATCTCGACGGCATCTTGCAGTGGAGCCGTTCCAGCCCGCACCTATTCTATCCCGCGTTTTTCATTTTGACTTCCGAGCTGGCGCACCTCTTCAAGGACTCCCGCTGGCTCGCCGAAAATCTCTGGCACCTCGTCAAGGCAAGCATCGGTCACTGA
- a CDS encoding DUF4157 domain-containing protein encodes MQRKLVINKPGDEFEQEADRIADHVLRKPGTKAQQPSRAQERLQTARVRTGETEPLAAPSIVQAVLASPGQPLDAATRAFMEPRFGHSFANVRVHSDDRAADSAHAVGARAYTVGPHIVLGEQAPMHSSAGRHLLAHELAHTIQQGGQSNSGEDARGPVLQRDVLGAVGEALTTPFENLRNPTDFLAQPLTAVFDGVVTSNIAVAAAISVPGNWHSTVLEYAVANPLDGAILIPALGRLASFWRGGWIMSLQPGAAAMTLDDDVFVSGNLSLSTFVHELVHVLQYTILGKVAFLESYFGLSGATIAYRWATGQPLNVMRSSPHEEQAYNLQARFNSWYAANKGGSAGSVTV; translated from the coding sequence ATGCAGAGGAAACTCGTCATCAACAAGCCGGGGGATGAATTCGAGCAGGAAGCGGACCGCATAGCCGACCACGTGCTGCGCAAGCCCGGGACGAAGGCGCAGCAGCCAAGCCGAGCACAGGAGCGCCTACAGACCGCGCGCGTCCGAACCGGCGAGACGGAGCCGCTTGCCGCGCCGTCCATCGTGCAGGCAGTTTTGGCTAGTCCCGGACAGCCTCTCGACGCGGCGACTCGAGCTTTCATGGAGCCCCGCTTCGGCCACTCCTTCGCCAACGTGCGTGTCCACAGCGATGACCGCGCGGCGGATTCGGCCCACGCAGTCGGCGCCCGAGCGTACACGGTGGGCCCTCACATCGTGCTCGGGGAGCAAGCCCCGATGCACTCCTCTGCCGGCCGTCACCTGCTCGCTCACGAGCTCGCACACACGATCCAGCAGGGCGGCCAGTCCAATTCCGGCGAAGATGCCCGTGGTCCCGTCTTGCAGCGAGACGTACTCGGTGCGGTGGGTGAGGCCCTCACCACGCCCTTCGAAAACCTCAGGAATCCGACCGACTTCCTCGCGCAACCCCTGACCGCGGTGTTTGACGGGGTTGTCACCAGCAACATCGCTGTCGCCGCGGCGATCTCTGTGCCGGGGAACTGGCACTCGACCGTGCTTGAGTATGCCGTCGCCAACCCGCTTGACGGCGCCATCCTGATCCCGGCACTGGGACGGCTCGCGAGCTTTTGGCGTGGCGGCTGGATCATGTCCCTGCAACCGGGGGCGGCGGCCATGACCCTCGACGATGACGTCTTCGTGTCGGGCAATCTGAGCCTCTCCACATTCGTGCACGAACTCGTGCACGTGTTGCAGTACACGATCCTCGGCAAAGTCGCGTTCCTGGAGAGCTACTTCGGCTTGAGTGGCGCGACCATCGCCTACCGCTGGGCAACGGGACAGCCGCTGAACGTCATGCGCAGCAGCCCACACGAGGAGCAGGCATATAACCTCCAAGCTCGCTTCAACTCGTGGTATGCGGCCAACAAGGGCGGCTCGGCCGGCTCGGTGACCGTGTAA